One window of the bacterium genome contains the following:
- a CDS encoding cytochrome c maturation protein CcmE, producing the protein MNKRYIVGIGIIVICGVVGFSAFRGSLTPYVSFAEARQLDRNCQVMGTIDKENVRYDHAAGTLHFNIIDEQGHSLPVAYKGVTPGNFDQANSVVCQGQFVAGTFEANNLLVKCPSKYQGMEAAGEQNPHETKPTDDGV; encoded by the coding sequence ATGAATAAGCGGTACATCGTGGGAATCGGGATCATCGTGATCTGCGGGGTGGTGGGCTTTTCCGCCTTTCGCGGGTCGTTGACACCCTATGTCAGTTTCGCCGAAGCGCGGCAACTGGATCGGAATTGTCAGGTCATGGGGACCATCGACAAGGAGAATGTCCGATACGACCACGCCGCCGGGACCCTGCATTTCAACATCATCGACGAACAGGGGCACTCATTGCCGGTGGCCTACAAGGGCGTGACGCCCGGGAACTTCGACCAGGCCAATTCGGTGGTTTGCCAGGGGCAGTTTGTGGCGGGGACTTTCGAGGCCAACAACTTGCTGGTCAAATGCCCGTCGAAATACCAAGGCATGGAGGCGGCCGGCGAGCAAAACCCGCACGAAACCAAGCCAACCGACGACGGCGTCTAA
- a CDS encoding CcmD family protein: protein MNANTTAVVGVLIVWAGIVWYLVRIDRRIKRGARTDE from the coding sequence ATGAACGCGAACACAACGGCCGTGGTCGGGGTTCTCATCGTCTGGGCGGGAATTGTCTGGTACCTGGTCCGGATCGACCGTCGGATTAAACGGGGAGCGCGAACCGATGAATAA
- the ccsA gene encoding cytochrome c biogenesis protein CcsA, producing the protein MLLVRIGAIVLITAVTVLAFVTGPPLAAMQSGGEASRLFYFHVPIAQVSFLSFMVAAVYAIVYLRKRRPDHDRAAATAAEIGLIFSIVALVTGALWAKQAWGAYWNWDPRQLFLFALVLFYGAFFALRQATTNPDTKRRVSAVYLIFGGAISPFLFFVLPRLYRSLHEDANQVVMAAGSQSTMSPQVASIFGASTLGFLLLYVWMFKLGVAAARIEDGPDADGE; encoded by the coding sequence GTGCTGTTGGTGCGCATAGGGGCGATCGTGCTGATCACGGCGGTGACGGTGCTGGCGTTTGTCACCGGTCCACCGCTGGCGGCGATGCAGTCGGGGGGCGAGGCCTCGCGTTTGTTTTACTTTCATGTGCCGATCGCGCAGGTGTCGTTTCTGTCGTTCATGGTGGCGGCGGTTTACGCGATCGTCTATTTGCGCAAACGCCGTCCCGACCATGACCGCGCGGCGGCGACGGCGGCGGAAATCGGCCTGATCTTCTCGATTGTCGCGTTGGTGACCGGGGCGCTCTGGGCCAAGCAGGCCTGGGGGGCATACTGGAACTGGGACCCGCGGCAGCTATTCCTGTTTGCGCTGGTGCTCTTTTACGGGGCATTTTTCGCCCTGCGGCAGGCGACCACCAACCCCGACACCAAGCGGCGGGTTTCGGCGGTGTATCTGATTTTCGGCGGGGCGATTTCGCCGTTTCTGTTTTTTGTCCTGCCGCGGCTGTACCGCTCGTTGCACGAGGACGCCAACCAGGTGGTGATGGCGGCGGGGTCGCAATCGACCATGTCCCCGCAGGTTGCGAGCATTTTTGGCGCCTCGACGCTGGGATTCCTCTTGCTCTATGTCTGGATGTTCAAATTGGGCGTGGCCGCCGCGCGTATTGAGGACGGCCCGGACGCCGATGGGGAGTGA
- a CDS encoding heme exporter protein CcmB, whose translation MHKAWAVLVKDVRAEYRTRYAVNALFLFALVTLTALSFATGGTALSPLLAAVFYWVILFFSVFSSLAQTFVKEAETKTEFFLKLNAPDDAVFFGKWTFNLILVFLLNVILTPLFVIMLNITLAHWGVWLVTLCLGGIGLVSTTTLLGALIAAANVRGALFSVLAFPVLLPLLVTAIRVSETCFGGGTELAQADAFLVLGSYAVVSTTAAWLLFPFVWRD comes from the coding sequence ATGCATAAGGCCTGGGCGGTCCTGGTCAAGGACGTACGCGCCGAGTACCGGACACGGTATGCGGTCAACGCGCTCTTTTTGTTCGCCCTGGTGACGCTCACGGCGCTGTCGTTTGCCACCGGCGGCACCGCGCTCTCCCCGCTACTGGCGGCGGTGTTCTACTGGGTCATCCTCTTCTTTTCGGTCTTCTCGTCGCTGGCGCAGACCTTCGTCAAGGAGGCGGAGACCAAGACCGAGTTCTTTCTGAAGCTGAACGCGCCCGACGACGCGGTGTTCTTCGGCAAGTGGACCTTCAACCTGATCCTCGTGTTTCTGCTGAATGTGATCCTGACGCCGCTGTTTGTCATTATGCTCAATATCACGCTGGCGCACTGGGGTGTCTGGCTTGTGACGTTGTGCCTGGGCGGGATCGGGCTGGTCTCGACCACCACCTTGCTGGGGGCTTTGATCGCCGCCGCGAATGTGCGCGGGGCGCTCTTTTCGGTGTTGGCGTTCCCGGTGTTGTTGCCGCTTTTGGTCACGGCGATCCGGGTCTCGGAGACGTGCTTTGGCGGCGGCACGGAGCTGGCCCAGGCCGACGCATTTCTGGTGCTGGGATCGTACGCGGTGGTCTCGACCACCGCGGCCTGGCTGCTTTTCCCCTTTGTCTGGCGGGATTAA
- a CDS encoding ABC transporter ATP-binding protein, with translation MTDPTTFTLRVEKVSKSFGRRVICRGVELELAAGESIAVVGPNGSGKSTFVKMLAGLVRPDRGRVSHYRDGREIKPEHWHRHLGMVSPELALYEELSGYENLAFAAAVLGLPADRAHSDTLLEEVGLSGRGADLVGTYSSGMKHRLKFAAAFLKEPALLLLDEPTVMLDEDGAARVWAALARRRAAVVIATNDPDEARRAQRQVTMGAADA, from the coding sequence ATGACCGATCCGACCACATTCACCCTGCGCGTGGAGAAGGTGTCGAAGTCCTTCGGACGGCGGGTCATCTGCCGCGGGGTCGAGCTGGAGCTCGCCGCCGGCGAAAGCATCGCGGTGGTCGGGCCGAATGGCTCAGGCAAATCGACCTTCGTGAAGATGCTGGCCGGGCTGGTCCGTCCCGATCGGGGGCGGGTCAGCCATTACCGCGACGGACGCGAAATCAAGCCGGAACACTGGCATCGTCATCTGGGGATGGTCTCGCCGGAGTTGGCGCTCTACGAGGAATTGAGCGGCTATGAGAATCTGGCGTTTGCCGCCGCGGTCCTCGGATTGCCTGCCGATCGAGCGCATTCTGACACGTTGCTGGAGGAAGTCGGCCTCAGCGGCCGTGGCGCAGATCTGGTCGGGACCTATTCCTCGGGGATGAAGCACCGTCTCAAATTCGCCGCCGCCTTCCTGAAGGAGCCCGCGCTGCTGCTTTTGGATGAACCGACGGTGATGCTGGATGAGGACGGCGCGGCGCGGGTCTGGGCGGCGCTGGCGCGCCGCCGGGCCGCGGTCGTGATTGCCACCAACGACCCCGATGAGGCGCGACGGGCCCAGCGGCAGGTGACCATGGGAGCGGCCGATGCATAA
- a CDS encoding protein kinase has translation MIDQAIRHYQVIARLGAGGMGEVFLATDTKLGRKVALKFLPREFATDPERRRRLELEATAASSIDHPNILTIYEINDYDGQPFIAMAYVDGETLKEKLARGRLSREQAIRYGIQLASALGAAHAHGIIHRDVKPENVLIGKDDRARLTDFGLAKWRESSGLTNRGATVGTVGYMSPEQAQGMDIDARSDVFSLGVLLYEMFGGRMAFAAEHAAAALYCIVHEQPAPLKTLDPEIPDPIIAVIERCLSKKRDDRYPDGGAVEADLRAVARAMEISRISSGQLPVYRRGRRRRLLWGIAGVAAILTGILFALDRDDGSRPQRGEAVANENTVAVLNFENLSDPRDSDRQGDIIADLLTTDLSASEFVKVVSSQRLYDLAKHEFDYGDGRIAKSDAIDIAKKAGATRLLTGALSKLGGRSIITAQIIDVASGDVVGSERVDGDDLFAMVDDLSLRIKRRIGLSETQALAGDIPVSDATTNNPEAYREYLSGMEFYHALDWDAAHPHFDRAIELDSSFALAYLRKAIAYFSDGRSEQGFAAMAVARRYIDRVPTCERLLVQALAVEIGEKRDFESALRTLKRSTVECPTHKEAFFWVANFASGGIRNEADTTILYCRRALDLDPDYPYALLALAQAYLKKKDYAAATEVAAHYREVRPNDVIPLEILGDVQLAQGRLDSARVWYQRAIDVDPEKRNGYREIARIFVLQGEPDSAISWYSKTLASDNQLTRQLALRSVASVHKTWGRFNEAVSILRKAATMAEAADLRDQEAGARNNLGWVYFDAGRPAEALEEFRRVAQIDTISPQGDLLQAYALCKLQRGDEARQLIQKVRAEWGGRLDTLDLLGEAAGIEGCLAIEMRDYKSAYDHYLRGRRYSNDTTLWRANVAEALIGLGRYDEALRELVQLRRESEVNWIGAPYLRGLQLQAEALVKLGRNKDAIEPLQRLMVFWGNADWDVPWMTDAKRLYASLTAQ, from the coding sequence ATGATTGACCAGGCAATCCGACATTACCAGGTGATCGCCCGGTTGGGGGCGGGCGGCATGGGCGAAGTCTTTCTGGCCACCGATACCAAGCTCGGCCGCAAAGTCGCCCTCAAGTTCCTGCCGCGTGAGTTCGCCACCGACCCCGAACGCCGCCGCCGGCTCGAGCTGGAGGCCACCGCGGCCTCCTCGATCGACCACCCCAATATCCTGACCATCTACGAGATCAACGATTACGATGGCCAGCCGTTTATCGCCATGGCCTACGTCGATGGCGAGACGCTCAAGGAAAAGCTGGCGCGCGGACGGCTCTCGCGCGAGCAGGCCATCCGGTACGGCATCCAGCTGGCTTCGGCCCTCGGCGCCGCCCATGCCCATGGCATCATACATCGCGACGTCAAGCCCGAGAATGTCCTGATCGGCAAGGATGACCGCGCCCGCCTGACCGACTTCGGCCTGGCCAAATGGCGCGAATCTTCCGGCCTGACCAACCGCGGCGCCACCGTCGGCACCGTCGGCTACATGTCCCCCGAGCAGGCGCAGGGGATGGACATCGACGCCCGCTCCGATGTCTTCTCGCTGGGTGTCCTGCTGTACGAGATGTTCGGAGGCAGGATGGCCTTCGCCGCCGAGCACGCCGCGGCGGCGCTCTACTGCATCGTCCATGAGCAGCCCGCGCCGCTCAAGACCCTCGATCCGGAGATTCCCGATCCGATTATCGCAGTGATCGAGCGCTGTCTGTCCAAGAAACGCGACGATCGCTACCCGGATGGCGGCGCGGTCGAAGCCGATCTGCGCGCCGTGGCGCGCGCGATGGAAATCTCGCGCATCTCATCCGGGCAATTGCCGGTCTACCGCCGCGGGCGCCGCCGCCGCCTCCTCTGGGGGATCGCCGGCGTTGCCGCCATTCTGACGGGCATCCTCTTCGCCTTGGACCGCGACGATGGCTCCCGTCCCCAGCGCGGGGAGGCGGTCGCCAACGAGAACACCGTCGCGGTGCTCAATTTCGAGAACCTGAGCGATCCCCGCGACAGCGACCGTCAGGGCGACATCATCGCCGACCTGCTCACCACCGATCTGTCGGCCTCCGAGTTCGTCAAGGTGGTCTCCAGCCAGCGGCTCTATGACCTGGCCAAGCATGAGTTCGACTACGGCGACGGGCGGATCGCCAAAAGCGACGCCATCGACATCGCCAAGAAGGCGGGGGCGACGCGTCTTCTGACCGGCGCCCTCTCCAAACTGGGCGGCCGTTCGATCATCACCGCCCAGATCATCGATGTCGCCAGCGGCGATGTCGTCGGCTCGGAGCGGGTTGACGGCGACGATCTGTTTGCCATGGTCGATGACCTCTCTTTGCGCATCAAGCGCCGCATCGGACTCTCCGAAACGCAGGCGCTGGCCGGCGACATCCCGGTTTCCGATGCCACCACCAACAACCCCGAGGCCTACCGCGAGTATCTCAGTGGGATGGAATTCTACCATGCGCTGGACTGGGATGCGGCCCATCCGCACTTCGACCGCGCCATTGAACTGGATTCGAGCTTCGCCCTGGCGTACCTGCGCAAGGCCATCGCCTACTTCTCCGACGGCCGTTCCGAGCAGGGTTTTGCGGCAATGGCCGTGGCGCGACGCTACATCGACCGCGTGCCCACCTGCGAACGGTTGCTGGTCCAGGCGCTGGCCGTGGAGATCGGCGAAAAGCGCGACTTTGAATCGGCGCTGCGCACGCTCAAGCGCTCGACCGTCGAATGCCCGACTCACAAGGAGGCCTTCTTTTGGGTGGCGAATTTCGCCTCCGGCGGCATACGCAATGAGGCCGACACGACGATCCTCTACTGCCGCCGCGCCCTCGATCTGGACCCCGATTATCCGTATGCGCTTCTGGCTCTGGCGCAGGCGTATCTGAAGAAGAAGGATTACGCCGCCGCCACCGAGGTCGCCGCGCATTACCGCGAGGTGCGCCCCAATGACGTGATCCCGCTGGAGATTCTCGGCGATGTGCAACTGGCGCAGGGGCGCCTTGATTCGGCGCGGGTCTGGTACCAGCGCGCCATCGACGTCGACCCGGAAAAGCGCAATGGCTACCGTGAAATTGCCCGCATCTTCGTCCTGCAGGGCGAGCCCGACAGCGCCATCAGCTGGTATTCAAAGACCCTGGCCAGCGACAACCAACTGACCCGCCAACTGGCGCTGCGCAGCGTCGCCTCCGTCCACAAAACCTGGGGACGGTTCAACGAGGCGGTCAGTATCCTGCGCAAGGCCGCCACCATGGCCGAGGCGGCTGATCTGCGCGATCAGGAAGCCGGCGCCCGCAACAATCTGGGGTGGGTCTACTTCGACGCCGGGCGTCCCGCCGAGGCGCTGGAAGAATTTCGCCGCGTCGCGCAGATCGACACGATCAGCCCGCAGGGGGATCTCCTGCAGGCCTATGCCCTCTGCAAACTGCAGCGCGGCGACGAGGCCCGGCAGTTGATCCAGAAAGTGCGCGCCGAATGGGGCGGACGGCTCGACACACTCGACCTGTTGGGCGAAGCCGCCGGCATCGAAGGGTGCCTGGCCATCGAGATGCGCGATTACAAGTCCGCCTACGATCACTACCTGCGCGGCCGCCGCTACAGCAACGACACCACCCTCTGGCGCGCCAATGTCGCCGAGGCATTGATCGGGCTGGGACGCTACGACGAAGCCCTGCGCGAACTTGTGCAGCTGCGCCGGGAATCCGAAGTCAACTGGATCGGCGCGCCCTACCTGCGCGGCTTGCAACTGCAGGCCGAAGCCCTCGTCAAATTGGGCCGCAACAAGGACGCCATCGAGCCGTTGCAACGTCTGATGGTCTTCTGGGGGAATGCCGACTGGGATGTGCCCTGGATGACCGATGCCAAACGGCTGTACGCCAGTCTGACCGCACAGTAG
- a CDS encoding dihydroorotate dehydrogenase-like protein, which translates to MDLSTTYMGMTLANPLVASASPLSEEIDNIKRLEDAGAAAVVLYSLFEEQLSREQMALFHHLSQGTESFAEAVTYFPEPPEFHVGPEQYLEHIRRAKQAVEIPIIASLNGCTNGGWTEFARLMQQAGADAIELNIYSLPTDLDRTGAEVEQDCLDTVRAVKSSVSIPVAVKLSPFYSSMANMARRLDDAGADGLVLFNRFYQPDIDLETLDVHPNVLLSQPQALRLPLRWIAILHGRVRASLAATSGVHNAGDSLKLLMAGANATMMCSVLLKRGIGHLSLVLEEMRHWLKEHEYSSVRQLQGSMSHLHTQDPSSYERVQYMRALHSVPVPD; encoded by the coding sequence ATGGACCTGAGCACAACCTATATGGGCATGACGCTGGCCAACCCGCTGGTGGCCTCGGCGTCGCCGCTGTCGGAAGAGATCGACAACATCAAGCGCCTCGAGGATGCCGGCGCCGCCGCGGTCGTGCTCTACTCCCTGTTTGAGGAGCAGCTCTCCCGCGAGCAGATGGCGCTTTTTCACCACCTCTCGCAAGGCACCGAGAGTTTCGCCGAGGCGGTGACCTACTTTCCCGAGCCCCCCGAGTTTCACGTCGGTCCGGAGCAGTACCTCGAGCACATTCGCCGGGCCAAGCAGGCGGTGGAGATTCCGATCATCGCCAGTCTGAATGGTTGCACCAACGGCGGCTGGACCGAGTTCGCGCGCCTGATGCAGCAGGCCGGAGCCGACGCCATTGAACTGAACATCTACTCGCTGCCCACTGATCTGGACCGCACCGGGGCCGAAGTGGAGCAGGACTGCCTCGACACGGTCCGGGCGGTCAAGTCATCGGTGAGCATCCCGGTGGCGGTGAAGCTGTCGCCGTTCTACAGCTCGATGGCCAACATGGCGCGTCGGCTGGATGACGCCGGGGCCGACGGGCTGGTGCTGTTCAATCGCTTCTACCAGCCGGACATCGACCTGGAGACACTCGATGTTCACCCGAATGTCCTGCTCAGCCAGCCGCAGGCATTGCGTCTGCCGCTGCGCTGGATCGCGATCCTCCACGGCCGTGTGCGCGCCAGTCTGGCCGCGACCAGCGGCGTGCATAACGCCGGCGATTCGTTGAAACTGTTGATGGCCGGCGCCAACGCCACGATGATGTGCTCGGTCCTGCTGAAGCGCGGCATCGGGCACTTGTCGCTGGTGCTCGAGGAGATGCGCCATTGGCTGAAGGAACACGAGTACTCCTCGGTGCGTCAGTTGCAAGGGTCGATGAGCCACCTGCACACGCAGGATCCGTCGTCGTACGAGCGTGTGCAGTACATGCGCGCCCTGCACAGTGTGCCGGTGCCGGATTGA